Below is a window of Flammeovirga kamogawensis DNA.
CTACACATCCTATTTCTGTAATTAAGGATTCTAAAACTTTAATTTTTTGCAGTATATGTCTCTTGAAAAAACGATTATTTGGTAGCTTAACATCTTCTTTCCTAATCTTTTTGAAATCTATTGGTACCTTACTAAAGTCTCTTTTAATTCCTTTTAATTTTATAACCAAGAGTATGATATAATATGCTAAGCTTTGTTTCATTTTTAAATTTTTGTTATTAGATAATCAACCTGTGAGAGAACATTACCCAAATATGGAGTTTTAGCTGTTATAGAGTTCAATATTTAAGGGACTATTTTGAGATCAATTACTTCAGTAATTAAAGTTGAAAACTTTATAAGTTTAGGTATTTCCAATTTTAATGGTCTTCCTTTTAATTTTTCACTTTTGATTAAAATTCTGAATTCTTTCTGATATTCATATTGTTTAGCCTTGTGAAAATACCCAAGTTTACCATTATAACTTTCTTTATCATAATAATTAACTTTCTCGATTTGAACAGATGATGATGGATCGATTTTTCGTATACTTTCAAAAATAGAATTCTTTATAAAATGATAATTTTTATATGCAATTGCTGATGTTCCAAATTCATATACTTTTTTATCAAATTTCTCAATATGCTCATCGCTATTAGAATCAATTTCTATTAAATAAAAACAACAAATTAAATACGGCATTTCATTTTCCTTAACTTTAAAGTTAAGTTTCAATTTATCATTGTTTTTTTTATTAAATGAAACTTGGTTTCCATTATCATCAGATAACTCTATGCTATCTCCCTTAATTAGTTCTAGAACTCCTTCATCAAGGTCATTTCTATTTGCAGTATCTTGTTCATATTTAATAAAGTTATCTATAGGGCTAAAATATAAATATTCATTGTAATACATATCATTGATATATTTACTTTCACCAAATTTCAATAATAGTTTTATTTTATCTTCTTGCATTTCATAAAAAATAAATTTTAGATTCTAAAAAAGTGGAAACCCTTTTTTTAATCAAAAAAGTTAAGATTATCATTTAAATCTTACACAATTTGTATAAAGTGAAAATTGTTATCACCTTCCTTCAAAGATATAAAATAGAAACATATTTAGAAGAGAAAACATAAATAGTACGATCTCTAAAAAGATAAACCCACTAATGTTTGATTATGCTTTTGCTAAAATTATATCTATGGTCCCTTACTCTCTGTATATACACTATAAACATCAATTATGTAATGGTATTATTTATTTTCTAATTCAGTTATTAAGTTTTTGCGTGCTTGTTGCTCAAAGTTTGTTTTAAACTCAGAAGTTTTGAATATTTTATCCATTTCAAGAAAATGTTTTAGAACTTTCTTTCTTCCCATATTGTACAAGAAGTCAGGATAAATCGAGTATTCTTTTCTTATTTTCTTTGTATAATCTAAATATTTTTGAGGCTCATCTCCTAAAATAGCAAGGTCGAAATCTAGAAGGAAATTAGTATCAGATTCCGTGTTATACTGATGGTTTTTTGTTGCCAAGATTTGTTCGTAACATTTATCTACTCTATCGTTGAGAAAGCCAAGTCTTTTCAATCTATTACTAGCTATTTTAGCACTTTCTAATTCGTTATCTGAACGTTTTGAGTTGTAAATAATATCGTGATAGAAAATTGAAAATAGTAGCGTATCGAAATCCACTATTTTTGATTTGTATTCAAACGCCAACTCAATCATGTACGCTAAGTGACTCAGGTTGTGATACTCTCTGTTTTTATTTGAGTAGTTTATATTAATCTCACACCATAGTTCATCAATCAGTTCTACATCAGATATGTAAGTTGCCGTTAAATCATACCATATTTCTTTTAGATTCTTCAAATTAATGTACCTCAATGTGTTGTTTAAAAATTTTCAATACTTTACAACGGATTGGCTATACGCATGGCGATTGTGTATAGCTGTTGATCGCAGTTTTTTGTTCAGAAATTTAATTTTTAATGACCTTACCAGTCTTTAATTGTTTTTCAGTGTTTCGTATTTCATAAAAATATATTCCGTTAGGTATATAATCAGTATTTATAGTTGAATTACCATAAAAGGTCTCTTTTAATATTTGGCGTAAAAGATTGTCGTAAAGAATTAATGTGTAGACTTTGTTTGGTGTAAGTTGAATAATTAGTTGGTTGTCAAATGGATTTGGATAAAGGTTGACAGAGTCATTACTGTTCTCTTCACTAATTCCAAGTGGTATTGAACAGAAATCTGCAAAAAAGCTTCCAATTATGGCGCTTTGATTTATATCTTGATTGGTAGATCCAAAAGTGGGAATTGGCGTTGAACCACTCCAAGTATGACCTCCATCAATAACTTTGTAAAAAGTAACTTCAGTATCATTCTCTCCATTTCCGTAGTAATATTTTTCAACTGTTGAATTATCGGTAGGGTTAAGGTCCGGCATAGGAGTAATTATTGGTGTGGTGTTGCAGTTATTGTGGTCTACCCACCATTGAATAGTATTGATTACAGGAGAAATTAATGTTGTTCCTCCGTAGGAAACGATGTTGTCATCAGTGCCGTGAAAATGCATGATGGGTATCTTGGGAGCGGAAGAGGAAGCGTTTTGAAGGGCTGTAGACATGTTTCCTGATCCAACTGCTATAGCTGTAACAGCATGAGGTGTATTGTTAGCAAATTTATAAGTCATAAAACCACCTTGTGAAAAACCTGTAACAAACAAACAACTGTTATTCGAATATTCTGTGCGAATGGAGTCTACCAAATTCGAGAGAAAGTCTACGTCAGAGTTGCCGATTGTTGTCCAAGAATTTGACTCAGCATTTGGGTAGACAACTATAAAGCCTAAAGAGTCTGCTACATTGTTAAACTGCGTGTAGGCTTGTTGAAAGGATGCACTTGAACTAAGACCATGTAAATTAAGGACAAGTGGATATTTGTTAGAGGTAGAGTAACCTGCTGGCTTGTGAACAATGAAAGTTCTATAAACACCTTGATCGTAGATACTATCTAGTTGGCCAAATGCTACATTTGCTAATGTTAAAATCGATGAAAGTATTAAAATTGTTATTTTCATTTATTTAGTAATTAACGCTAAAAGTTAAATGTATGAAATGTTGCCAACTTTGAAGCTCACACTTATCAAACCAAAATGAATTAGAGACGAGCTACAAAGCATTAATAATATACTATCCGGCGATTTCCTAAACATATTGTTAGAGGTTCGGTGTTTATTCAATTTTAAAATCTAAATCCAATTTATAAAATTCTTTCGTTCCAGCCCACCAAGAAAAGCTCTTATGCTCTTCATAAATTCCTATTCCGGTTGATTGCCACTTTTTTGCCAGCAATACTTCGAATCTGTAATCAAAAGGGACAAGTTTATTTCTCAATCCAAATGACCCAACAGATGTGATTTTTGTAGAGTCAGGATATAATGGTGGTGAATCTATAAAATTATAATCAAGTATTCCAATTCTTGTCATGAGTGTTGAATCGTTTCTTAAATATGATAATGTCCCCCAGAAATAACCGGGCAAATGTTCTCCATATAACGTGTCTGTCGAGTTGTTCTTAATCTTAAAGAAAGGTCCGTTGTAATATTCAGTTCCAATATTCTCATTGTCAATCGAAAGCTCAATTGTCTTGGGTGCATTATAGTATTTATTAATTCGAACATATCCATTTAGAACTTCTTCTCCTTTTTCATATATGTTCCCTTTTTCAATAAGTCGTTCCTTAAAATCAAAATTTACTGAAATTGTAGTTTTTATTTCATCTCCATTGAGCTCAAAATCATATTCAATCGAATCTTGTCCGTATTTCTCAGCAATGAAATAAATTGAAAGAATATATTTCCCTTTTGAAGTAAAATATTCTTTATCAATGAAATCGTATTTTGATTTAGAGTCTGAGTACAATTTTGAAATACGACCATCAGGAAATTTTAATAAAACGCTCGATTCAATCGGTGACTTAATAGCTTCTCCGCTTTCGATTGAAAACTGCAATACATTTTGCCCATGCAGATTCATGTTTATTAAGCAAAGGAAGAAGATTATTATCAATCTGTTTATCATCATTGTCCATCGTTTTATCACTGCCCTCTAACACCATGGCTATGCTGCGTATCCCTCAGGATATGCAGTATAGCCATGGTGTTGTGTGCTGTCTTTATTTCCTTTTTTTAAGTCTTTCAGGATAGAAAACAACTTGAATTAAGTTATACTCCAATTGACTAAAATTAAACTTTTCTCCATTTACTTCAAACTCAGAAAATGGATACCACCTCAAATTGGTTCTTAGGATAAGAGCTTCATTTGTTTTACCCGGTACAATATCCCATCCAAACGTTAGCCCCGGTTCAATTGTCGTTGATATTGGTTCTTGTGTCATCATACCATCAGTATTCACTTCATAACCTATTCTGTCGTATGACGCATTTATTCCTATATATGGCGCAAATCCAGAGTAGTCGGTT
It encodes the following:
- a CDS encoding HD domain-containing protein, which codes for MKNLKEIWYDLTATYISDVELIDELWCEININYSNKNREYHNLSHLAYMIELAFEYKSKIVDFDTLLFSIFYHDIIYNSKRSDNELESAKIASNRLKRLGFLNDRVDKCYEQILATKNHQYNTESDTNFLLDFDLAILGDEPQKYLDYTKKIRKEYSIYPDFLYNMGRKKVLKHFLEMDKIFKTSEFKTNFEQQARKNLITELENK
- a CDS encoding T9SS type A sorting domain-containing protein, with product MKITILILSSILTLANVAFGQLDSIYDQGVYRTFIVHKPAGYSTSNKYPLVLNLHGLSSSASFQQAYTQFNNVADSLGFIVVYPNAESNSWTTIGNSDVDFLSNLVDSIRTEYSNNSCLFVTGFSQGGFMTYKFANNTPHAVTAIAVGSGNMSTALQNASSSAPKIPIMHFHGTDDNIVSYGGTTLISPVINTIQWWVDHNNCNTTPIITPMPDLNPTDNSTVEKYYYGNGENDTEVTFYKVIDGGHTWSGSTPIPTFGSTNQDINQSAIIGSFFADFCSIPLGISEENSNDSVNLYPNPFDNQLIIQLTPNKVYTLILYDNLLRQILKETFYGNSTINTDYIPNGIYFYEIRNTEKQLKTGKVIKN